The nucleotide sequence CAGGACACTGCCGACCATGACCGCCCCATTCCCGGCGTCAGCGAACTCGAATGCGGCAACTACCGCGACCACGACCTCGACGCCGCCCGGCAGCATGCCCGCGACGTGCTGGAAAAGGGGCTGAAGGTGCAGGAGACGATTTTGTTGGAGAGGTAATACGGATTCCGATTGAATCTGGTAGTTTCAGATTCAATCCGAGCGGATGCGAGTGGGAAAAGGGACGGGTTTCGTGGAGTGGAGCCGCAGGCGGTGCTGTTCCGACTGTGGCGGAACGGAGCGGAAGCCGCTTGGGCGCAGATGGCAGATGGCTAAAAGCGCGGATGGCAGATAGCTTTTGGGCTTAGGCAAGAAGCAGAGGGGGGCTGAGGCAAATGCTTCAGCCTTTTTCTTTTGCCATCTGCCATCCGCCTTCTGCATCAACTTACAGACAACCTAACGCCCGTTAGGTAAACTGGGACAAGTCCAACAACTGGAGGTTGTCCTATGACCCAGCCCAAACACATTGCCGAGGGCGAAACGGCCGAGCAGCACGCCGCTTTTGAGGCCCGCATCCGGAATGGCGAGAAAATCGAACCCGGCGACTGGATGCCCGCCGAGTACCGCCGCCAGCTGATCCGCATGATTTCGCAGCACGCGCACAGCGAAGTCGTGGGGATGCTGCCCGAAGGCGAGTGGATTGACAAAGCGCCCACCCTCAAGCGCAAGACGATTCTGATGGCCAAGGTGCAGGACGAAGCCGGGCACGGCCAGTACCTCTACCACGCCGCCGAAACACTGGGCGCGACCCGTGAGGAAATGATTGAGGCGCTGCTGACGCGCCGGGCCAAGTACTCCTCCATCTTCAACTACCCCACCATGAACTGGGCCGACGTGGGCATGATCGGCTGGCTGGTGGACGGCGCGGCCATCAAGAACCAGACCATGCTGGCGGGCTGCTCCTACGGCCCCTACAGCCGCGCGATGGTGCGGATTTGCAGTGAGGAAACCTTCCACCACAAGCAGGGCAAGGAAATGATCGTGCTGTACGCGCAGGGCACGCCCGAGCAGCGGCAGATGGCGCAGGACGCCCTGAACCGCTGGTGGTGGCCCGCCCTGATGATGCTGGGGCCGCACGACGCCGACAGCCCGAATACCGGCGTGCTGAGCCAATGGGGCATCAAGCTCAAGACGAACGACGAGGTGCGGCAGGAGTTCCTCAACGAACACGCGCCCGAGCTGCTCGAAGCGGGCCTGACCATCCCCGACCCCGATCTGCACCAGGACGCCGACGGCAACTGGAAGCACGGCCCGATTCAGTGGGACGAATTCTGGGCCGTGATCAGGGGCGAGCGGGGCCTCGGCAACGAGCGCCTCGCCACCCGGCAGGCCGCGCAGGACGAGGGCGCGTGGGTGCGGGAAGCGCTGGAAGCGTACATGAACCGGGCTGCGAAGGGGGAGGCGGCAGACTGATGACGGATGCCCCGCACCCCGACACCCAGTGGCCCCGCTGGGAAGTCTTCAAGCAGGACAGCGAAAAACGTCCCTATCAGGCGGTGGGCAGCGTTCACGCGGGGGACCCCGACCACGCGCTGCTCACGGCCCGCAACGTGTTCGTGCGCCGCCCCGCCGCCGTGAGCCTGTGGGCCGTGCGCGAGGCCGACATCCTGACCGCCACGCCTGAGGAAATCGCGTCCACGCCGGAGCTGTTGCAGACGGCGGGCGCGGCAGGCACCTACCACGTCGGCGTCAAGAAGTCGCACAAACGCAGTATGACCTTCGTGGATTTGGTGGGCACGGTGGAAGCGACTGGCCCCGGCGACGCGCTGCGGCAGGCCCGCGACGCGTACGCAGACGCCCTGGCGTGGCTGGTGTTCCCTGACGCCGCCAGGGCGCAGACCGAATCTGACCCCGGCACCGTGGAAAGCTGGTTCGCGCCCGCGCATGAAAAGACCTACAAGCAGCAGCAGTACTACGGCACCATCGGCAGGCACGTGGGCGAACTCAAGCGCAGTGGCCTGATGCCGGGCCGCGCCACCGAGCAGCCCCACATGGCCGATAAAAATGGGGCCGACCAGCCTGCCGCCCAGCACCACGAGGAGCCTGTCCGATGAGCGCCGCCCTGAACGAGTCCCAGAGAGAAGCCCTGATTCGCAAGCTGACCGCCCTGGCCGACGACGAAATCATCCTGGCCCACCGTGACGGCGAATGGACGGGCCACGCGCCTATTCTGGAAGAAGACATCGCGCTGGCGAACATCGCGCAGGACGAACTGGGCCACGCGCTGCTGTATCTGGGCCTGCGCTCCGAGCTGGACGGCTCCGACCCTGACCGCGTCGCCATGTTCCGCAAGGCCGCCGAGTACACCAACACCCGTCTGGTCGAACTGCCCAAAGGCGACTGGGCCACCACGATGGTCAGGCAATTTCTGTACGACGCTTACGAGGCGCTGTGGCTGGAAGCTGCCGCCCAAAGCACTTACGCGCCGCTGGCGGAAGTCGCACAGAAGGCGTTGCGCGAGGAAAAATTCCACCTGCAACACACCGCGCTGTGGGTCGAGCGTTTGGCCCTCGGCACCGAGGAAAGCCAGAGGCGCACGCAAAAGGCACTGGAAGAATTGTGGCCCTACACGGCGCAACTGTTCCAGACGGTCGAGGGCGAAGCCGAACTGGTGGAGGCGGGCATCCTCCCCGACATTGCCGCCGTGCGGGTGCGCTGGGAAGCCCTGATGGTGCGCCACCTGCAAGACAAATGCGCCCTGCGGATGTCCCGCGAAGCCTTCCCTGGCCCCAGCCGCGAAAACCACACCGAACACCTCGCCCCGCTGCTGGCGACGATGCAAAAGGTGGCGCGGGAAGTGCCGAACGCGGAGGTGTGGTGATGGTTGATGGTCAATGGTTGATGGAAAAAGACGGCGAACCATCGACCATCGACCATCAACTATCAACCATCTGGGCGGCCCTCGCCCAGGTCCCCGACCCCGAAATCCCCGTCGTGTCCATCGTGGATATGGGCATGGTGCGGGACGTGCAGATAGACGGCGAGCGCGTGAGCGTCACCTTTACCCCCACCTTCAGCGGTTGCCCGGCGCTGCATGTCATTCGCCAGAGCATCGAGGACGCCGTGCGCGCTTTGGGTGTGCAGGACGTGGAAGTGAGGAGCACGCTGACGCCGCCCTGGACGACGGACTGGATTAACGCCGACGCCCGCGAACGCCTGCGCCAGTACGGGATTGCGCCGCCTGCCCCCGCTGGTGAGGGGCTGATTACGCTGGAAGCCGAGCCGACCCGTTGCCCGCGCTGCGGCAGCTTTGACGTGAACCTGACCGCCTCTTTCGGCTCCACGCTGTGCAAGCGGCTGTATGTGTGTGGGAGTTGCAAGGAGCCGTTTGAGGGGTTCAAGAGCGTTTAAGAAGGAGTAAAACGTGAAGCCCCCAACCCCGCCCCAGCCTGAGTAAGAGGAAGAAGATGCAGCCAGTGAGCGCAGATGAAGCTGCCTACTTCCTCAAGTTATTTAGAGGTGCCCGATATGCTGCTCTCGAAGATGCAGAGAATTTCCGCGAAATTTGTTTCGTACTGGAAGAGTTTGGTTGTCACTTAAATGGAAATAATGCTAAGAGCTTGAGGAGGTACGGCTCGCTACTGAGAAGTTTTGCTAATCAAAAGAAGAGGCAGGAATTCTCGGTGATGTTCGATATGGTAGTTGATGCCAGAAATGAAGCTTCCCATCGAGGCGTCTTTGCTAGAAACCTTGCGGAAAAGTCTGTCAGATTATCTATAATCCTAGAGGAATCCCTGTTAAGCATGACCGTCCAAGTTAAGCACATAATGTCGGAAAGTGTAATTTTTGCGGAAGATTTCTATACCCTTGCGAAGGTAAGGGAATTGATGCTAGAAAATTCGTTCTCTTACATTCCGGTTATGCTATCTGATAAGTACTATTTCATAAGTGATTCGCTGGTAGCGAGAAAATGGCAAGATTTTGTTGGTGACGACAAAGCCAAATACAATACTAAGATATCCCAATCATTCTCTGTGGAAGAGTTGCTTAACGCGGAAGAAATTCTCAGTCATGCACCGAAATCAGAGGCCTACTTGAAAGTAGGACATCTTCCATTGCTGGTTTTCGATGGACGGCATGAGAATCGAAAAGTAGTAGGAATCCTATCCCCCTTTGACCTTCTCTAAGGAGAAACTCCTATGGCCACCCCTCCCCAACCCCAAATCCTCCGCCCCGCGTCCTACGTGTACGGCCAGTGGCACACCAACAAAGACGGCCAAACCCTCCTCGACGCCGTGTATGGCCGCCCCGTCGCCGTGATTTCTTCCGAGGGCGTGGACTTTGCCCAGGCTTTGGCCTACGGGCGCGAAAAGGGCGCGGCGCTGCGTAAGCTGACCTTCCACACGCGGGCGCGGATGCTGCGGGCGCTAGCAACCTACCTGATGGAGCGCAAGGAGAGCTACTACGCCCTCAACGCGCTGACCGGAGCTACGCGGCGCGACGGCTGGGTGGACATCGAAGGCGGCATCGGCACGCTGTTCGCCTACAGCAGCATGGCGCGGCGCGAACTGCCCGACGAACGCTTTCTGCCCGACGGCAAGGTGGAAACGCTGGGCAAGGGCGGCACCTTCGTGGCAAGGCACCTGCTGGTGCCGCGTGAAGGTGTGGCGGTGCAAATCAACGCCTACAACTTCCCCATCTGGGGAATGCTGGAAAAATTTGCGCCGTCGTTCATCGCGGGGATGCCCACGCTCGTCAAGCCCGCGCCGCAAACCGCGTATCTGGCCGAGCGGATGGTGCGCGACATCGTGGCGTCGGGCATCCTGCCGGAAGGGGCGCTGCAACTGGTCACGGGCGAACCGGGCGACCTGCTCGACCATCTGGAGGAACAGGACATGCTGGCCTTCACGGGGTCGGCAGCGACGGCCAACAAGCTGCGCGTTCACCCCAACATCGTGGCCCGCGCCGTGCCGTTCAGTATCGAGGCCGACAGCCTGAATGCCTCCGTGCTGGGGTTGACCGTGAAACCCGAAGACCCCGAGTTCGCCCTCTTCGTCAAGGAAGTCGCCCGCGAAATGACCGGCAAGGCGGGCCAGAAATGCACGGCCATCCGCCGCCCGCTGGTGCCGCGCCACATGGTAGATGCCGTAGTGGAGGCGCTGAAAAAGGAACTGGGCAAGGTGACGGTGGGCGACCCGGCCCGCGACGACGTGCGAATGGGCGCACTGGTCAGCGTGGAGCAGCGCCAGCGCGTGCGCGAGACGCTGGAAAAGCTGGGGCAGGAGGCGGAAGTGGTGATTGGTGGCGAGTCCGACCTGCTGGGCGGAGACCGCGAGAAGGGCGCGTTCCTCGACCCCACCGTGCTGCTGTGCCGCGACCCGCTGACCGCCAAAGGCCCACACGAACTGGAAGCCTTCGGGCCAGTGGCGACCCTGATGCCTTACGACACGCTGGACGACGCCATCAAACTGGCGAAGATGGGACGCGGCAGCCTCGCGGCGTCCGTCATCACGCATGACCGCGCGGAGGCCACCGAGCTGGTCTTGGGCATCGCCTCCACGCACGGGCGGGTGCTGGTCCTCAACCGCGACGACGCCGGGGAAAGCACCGGACACGGTTCGCCGCTGCCCCAGCTGCTGCACGGCGGCCCCGGTCGGGCAGGCGGCGGCGCGGAAATGGCGGGGCTGGCGGGCGTGCGGCACCACATGAACAAGGTGGCGGTACAGGCCGACCCGACCACCCTCGCCGCGATGACCCGCGAGCACATCCCCGGCGCCGAGGTCCGCGAGGACGTCATTCACCCCTTCCGCAAGACCTTCGACCAGATTCAGCCCGGCGACAGCCTGCTGACCCACCGCCGCACCGTCACCGAGGCCGACATCGTGAACTTCGCCGCGCTCACGGGCGACCATTTTTACGCCCACGTGGACGACATCGGCGCGAGGGAAGGCATCTTCGGCAAGCGAGTGGCGCACGGCTACTTCCTGATTTCCGCCGCCGCCGGGCAGTTCGTGTCGCCCGCGCCTGGGCCGGTGCTGGCGAACTACGGGCTGGAAAACCTGCGTTTCGTGGAACCTGTGGGCATCGGCGACACCATCCGCACCCGCCTGACCTGCAAGCGCA is from Deinococcus wulumuqiensis R12 and encodes:
- the paaA gene encoding 1,2-phenylacetyl-CoA epoxidase subunit PaaA encodes the protein MTQPKHIAEGETAEQHAAFEARIRNGEKIEPGDWMPAEYRRQLIRMISQHAHSEVVGMLPEGEWIDKAPTLKRKTILMAKVQDEAGHGQYLYHAAETLGATREEMIEALLTRRAKYSSIFNYPTMNWADVGMIGWLVDGAAIKNQTMLAGCSYGPYSRAMVRICSEETFHHKQGKEMIVLYAQGTPEQRQMAQDALNRWWWPALMMLGPHDADSPNTGVLSQWGIKLKTNDEVRQEFLNEHAPELLEAGLTIPDPDLHQDADGNWKHGPIQWDEFWAVIRGERGLGNERLATRQAAQDEGAWVREALEAYMNRAAKGEAAD
- a CDS encoding phenylacetic acid degradation protein, whose product is MTDAPHPDTQWPRWEVFKQDSEKRPYQAVGSVHAGDPDHALLTARNVFVRRPAAVSLWAVREADILTATPEEIASTPELLQTAGAAGTYHVGVKKSHKRSMTFVDLVGTVEATGPGDALRQARDAYADALAWLVFPDAARAQTESDPGTVESWFAPAHEKTYKQQQYYGTIGRHVGELKRSGLMPGRATEQPHMADKNGADQPAAQHHEEPVR
- the paaC gene encoding 1,2-phenylacetyl-CoA epoxidase subunit PaaC, with amino-acid sequence MSAALNESQREALIRKLTALADDEIILAHRDGEWTGHAPILEEDIALANIAQDELGHALLYLGLRSELDGSDPDRVAMFRKAAEYTNTRLVELPKGDWATTMVRQFLYDAYEALWLEAAAQSTYAPLAEVAQKALREEKFHLQHTALWVERLALGTEESQRRTQKALEELWPYTAQLFQTVEGEAELVEAGILPDIAAVRVRWEALMVRHLQDKCALRMSREAFPGPSRENHTEHLAPLLATMQKVAREVPNAEVW
- the paaD gene encoding 1,2-phenylacetyl-CoA epoxidase subunit PaaD, with the protein product MEKDGEPSTIDHQLSTIWAALAQVPDPEIPVVSIVDMGMVRDVQIDGERVSVTFTPTFSGCPALHVIRQSIEDAVRALGVQDVEVRSTLTPPWTTDWINADARERLRQYGIAPPAPAGEGLITLEAEPTRCPRCGSFDVNLTASFGSTLCKRLYVCGSCKEPFEGFKSV
- a CDS encoding CBS domain-containing protein encodes the protein MQPVSADEAAYFLKLFRGARYAALEDAENFREICFVLEEFGCHLNGNNAKSLRRYGSLLRSFANQKKRQEFSVMFDMVVDARNEASHRGVFARNLAEKSVRLSIILEESLLSMTVQVKHIMSESVIFAEDFYTLAKVRELMLENSFSYIPVMLSDKYYFISDSLVARKWQDFVGDDKAKYNTKISQSFSVEELLNAEEILSHAPKSEAYLKVGHLPLLVFDGRHENRKVVGILSPFDLL
- the paaZ gene encoding phenylacetic acid degradation bifunctional protein PaaZ, which translates into the protein MATPPQPQILRPASYVYGQWHTNKDGQTLLDAVYGRPVAVISSEGVDFAQALAYGREKGAALRKLTFHTRARMLRALATYLMERKESYYALNALTGATRRDGWVDIEGGIGTLFAYSSMARRELPDERFLPDGKVETLGKGGTFVARHLLVPREGVAVQINAYNFPIWGMLEKFAPSFIAGMPTLVKPAPQTAYLAERMVRDIVASGILPEGALQLVTGEPGDLLDHLEEQDMLAFTGSAATANKLRVHPNIVARAVPFSIEADSLNASVLGLTVKPEDPEFALFVKEVAREMTGKAGQKCTAIRRPLVPRHMVDAVVEALKKELGKVTVGDPARDDVRMGALVSVEQRQRVRETLEKLGQEAEVVIGGESDLLGGDREKGAFLDPTVLLCRDPLTAKGPHELEAFGPVATLMPYDTLDDAIKLAKMGRGSLAASVITHDRAEATELVLGIASTHGRVLVLNRDDAGESTGHGSPLPQLLHGGPGRAGGGAEMAGLAGVRHHMNKVAVQADPTTLAAMTREHIPGAEVREDVIHPFRKTFDQIQPGDSLLTHRRTVTEADIVNFAALTGDHFYAHVDDIGAREGIFGKRVAHGYFLISAAAGQFVSPAPGPVLANYGLENLRFVEPVGIGDTIRTRLTCKRKIRKDLRPGEERPTGVVEWHAEIRNQDEVLVATYDILTLVERGRDGFDPVEDAEGGRQMAEGESAKA